The Oncorhynchus kisutch isolate 150728-3 unplaced genomic scaffold, Okis_V2 scaffold2449, whole genome shotgun sequence nucleotide sequence TGGACAGAGATGCATTTACAGTTGTAGGATCGTAACTTGACCAGTTTCTCCCCAGacattttgtaggggttgatacatttttttagttagagcaaatcaagtctgacattttaaaatgtggccaagagtgtgcaaagctgtcatcaaggcaaaggtggctacttgaagaatcaaatataaaatatatttagatttgtttaacactttttggggttacgacattattccatatgtgttattcatagttttgatgtcttcactatttttctaaataaagaaaaaccctggaatgagaggtgtttccaaactttggactggtactgtaggcctacctctACATTGACGCTACATGATCTTCTGTGaaatgactgtaagttgctctggtcGTTAACCACCAAAAATGTAAATGACATGTAAACTCAGTGCTGCAGGAAATGTATCCCGAAAGATGATGACCCATAAGTAGCTTTTTGAAAAGACTTCCTTCACTATAGAGGCTACCCAAGACTCACATTCCAGGCAACGAGCAGTTCAGGAGACCAAactaagaaaaaaaaaacatttccctaggtacagatctaggatctgcTTTCCCTCCCGAATCTAACCTTATGAATAGTGAGGGAAAaacaaaactgacccaagatcagcatctggAAGCAACACAATTGTCCTGATACAGAAGTGAACCACCATGGTTCCTCAGATGATCATCTACATACgttcataaaaaataaatcagACTTCTGAGTTAGAAACACAACTGCAAACATTTTCAGAATGAACAAATCAAAGCAGAAAGTTGAATGGAGTCTCGCTGACCGCGGCGCTCATTGTGCCGTGACCACAGTGTATATTACAGGTTTGGCGATGTAAAACCACAACATTCCAGACATGGTACTTCGGCTGTGGCTTGTAAAGCATACATTTAGAGGACTAAAGTAGCACTATGTAGGGACCGTTCCCTTTGTAGACGACGATTTGGGGAGTCATTTGTTTTGTGACAGAAACAATCTTTGTTTTCCCATACCCAAATGACAAACCAGTTGATATAGAGGCAAGGCCTAAGACATGCAGTGTGTTTAGTTAACATGCAGACCCACTAGGCAGGAATACATAGCAATAGATGTACTATGACTTGGCAGATACCTGACCTGCAACACCAAAGCTACATAATAACACGTCATCATTTCCAAAGGACATCATCCACATTACATTTCCATCGCATTGAAATTCTATCGGTCTCTGTGTAAATGCCAACGTGAGCTGCAGCCCAGCCCACCACCCAGATAATACAGATTCTatctctgtctcctgcagccTCGGGCCACTGTCTATCCGGATGAGCCGCCCGTCCCCACAGCTAGAACAAGACGCCGGCTCCGGGGTATAACCGATGGCAACTGCGTAAACAAAGGGCCACAGATTCCTCCAGTGTCCGCCAGTCGTTCCTGACCTTTTCCCTTCGCCGTGTGAGGCGGGGATCAAGGGACCCCCCATGCTACCTCAAACACAAACATGCATTCACCGgaaagtacacacacagacaatatactgtaacacacacacacacccacacacacacacacacacacacacacaacacacacacaacacacacacacacacacacacacacacacacacacacacacacacacacacacacacacacgtgtcagtGAGTGTTGCCTACCTGAGATTTCTTCCAGGCACTGCTTGGCAGTCTTGCTGTAGACCAGGTCTCCCTTGGTGGGGGCTGAGGCAGTGGTCTGTGGGGGCCACCGTGGTACAGTCGTTCTCGGAGTACGTCCTGGGAGAAACAAACAAAGCCATGGTTATTCAGGAGCCGCATTGCATAGAGCGTTTGTTTTCATGTGGTAAAAAAACAGGACCCAGACTAAAATACTAAAATGCTTTTTCGTATTTTCAACAGATGAAGATGAATATCTCAGGAGGATCTCTTGGATGAAGTGAGGTTTTGTGGGTGAAGGGAAGtttgtctctctatctgtgtgtgtgtgcatgcatgaacCTGCCTATGTGCAGCCAAAATCCACATACTGGCTTGCATTCCCTGTCTCCCTATAgcccctggtcgaaagtagtgcactaaaaagggaatagggtgccatttggtaggcAGCCTGTGTTTGTTCCCTTGCCTTGGGCAGAGATGTGAGAACACAGCCAGACGTCCTGACGGCTGCTAGATAACTCTCCCTCACCGGCACACCCACAATAAAGCCTTTCCCCAGCCACCTGCACCGCCACAGATAAACTGGCAGCCACAGAATGCTGCATCAGCCAATGAGTTGAGCACTGTGAAACCTCGCTTTCTAACATCCGCCCTACAAACTACTTCTAGCTACATAGAATTTCACAGAGAGACATTCAGAAATATGGCAGCAATTTGACAGCCTGCGATAAATGTCGGAATGGGTCAATTAAATGTTTACTGGGGTAGGGTATATATTCTGACTACTCAGTTTAGGAATGTTCGTTATAAAGATGTACAACAAGGATCTCAAATCAGTCTAAAAATACCCTGAGAAATGTACTGAGAACAAAACAAAGCACAGCACAGCCAATCATAAGTGAGAATCTCAGGTCGAATCAGGTCAGAGAGAGGACGCACATACAATGTTAACGTCACACAGCAGTGCCTTACAATCACCTCCCCGGCTGCTGTCAAAGGTGGAGGCAGGGGGACTGTAATCAACGAAACACAAACTGCAGctaactgctgctgcctctgctcTTCTCAGCCTATGGCCCGGCTGCTCTGCTGTGGCACAGGAGAGGGAAGAAACCTAATTGGCCCTGAAATGACGGTAAATTGCGGCGCAGCGGGAGGCCCTAAGTGCGAGGCCGCTGACAGTTCCTCCTCTGTCAGGCAGGTCGGCGGGGGCCACACCTCTCTccggaagagagtgagagaaacagaggaaagggggagggagggagactgggatACTATAGCCAAGAATTGGACAAGCGAAGGGAAGAGGTAGGCAGGAGTGTGAGTGATCAGGTAGAACTGAGCATGTCAACCTGTTGGCTGCTGAGCCACAGAAGACAACGTGCTTTTCATTTTGGTTGATTGCATCCTGGTTAAGTAGCTGAGCCGCTCATGATTAGGACCTGACATGAATACAAGTAGGAAAGAGATATGAAGAGAATCCCTTTTCAATGGCATGACATTACAGTGTATGTTGTGTGTTGCTTGCCTCCCATTTAATTTAGATGGAGAACAGGTTGGAGAACAACAGCCGTCACCTGCATCTGCCTATGAATGATAATCAGGGATGCCTGTTAATGGGCAAGACGGCGAGGTGCATTGGACGGATTAAGACGAATTCTCAATGGTGAGTCAACGAGCAGCAGAGTGGCATTGTGTGCCAAGGTTGAACCCTTTTTGGAAATtatagagaaagagaagagagggaaaagttACTCGGAAGCCGATTATGGCTCGTTAataggatcccccccccccccccggaactGCTGTTAGCACGCCCGCCATCACAGGCTCTGTCTCTGACATCACAAAGCCCCTACCCAGCGGCCCCCATCCAGTCGACAGATTGAAAGGTGGGAAATTATCTTTGATGGGCGGCATCCGTCGGAAATCAAGGCTTCCACCTCTCTCCAGACACTCTAATAATAGGGGTTATTTGGGGCGCCATGGGATGCAGAGATTCAATTGGTTGTACGCACATCAAGATGGAGTGTGACTGGATGAGCCAGCcctcgtgtgtctgtgtgtgactgtaggGCACCACATGCAGTCCCGTGGGCACAATGACAGAATGCGGGATGCGGATGAAGGAGTGGaagtatggagggatggaggagggccTCTATTCCCTGTCTCCCCATGAAACCTGTTCTAGATGGATCACGATGAGAGATCAGTCAAGACGCAGCCTGCGTCCCTAATAgctccctatttcctatatagtgcactacgttagagCAGAGAACTGTGGGCCTCGGTCAAAAacaggcctctggtcaaaagtacagGGATACAATTGGGATCAGATGCATTTGATAAGACGAGTAAAGTTAAAAGACTGGAAATTCATCTTGGAGTATAACTGTCACTGTAGAAGAGGACATTTTAGACAAACATGCCCAATAATTCCCCTCAATTCCACTAACAACGAGTCTCTAAACTGTCCaaataaatcttttttttttgtattgttcTCAACAAAGTTGAACTCCTTCGCAGAAATCAAGTGGCAAACAAGGGACATTTGCTGCATATAAACACCCAAATGATGGACGGTTCAGACACAAGTTCAGCTGAACTACGTCAGGTGGAACAGAGGGCCTTGGGGTAATGCTGCAGGCATAGACATCAGGACATGGAGGTAGTGAGGTTTGTTTGGACTGTCATTCTAACAACCTGCTGAGGTTAGTTTGGACTGTCATTCCAACAACCTGCTGAGGTTAGTTTGGACTGTCATTCTAACAACCTGCTGAGGTTAGTTTGGACTGTCATTCTAACAACCTGCTGAGGTTAGTTTGGACTGTCATTCTAACAACCTGCTGAGGTTAGTTTGGACTGTCATTCTAACAACCTGCTGAGGTTAGTTTGGACTGTCATTCTAACAACCTGCTGAGGTTAGATTGGACTGTCATTCTAACAACCTGCTGAGGTTAGTTTGGACTGTCATTCTAACAACCTGCTGAGGTAGTTTGGACTGTCATTCTAACAACCTGCTGAGGTTAGTTTGGACTGTCCTTCTAACAACCTGCTGAGGTTAGTTTGGACTGTCATTCTAACAACCTGCTGAGGTTAGTTTGGACTGTCATTCTAACAACCTGCTGAGGTTAGTTTGGACTGTCATTCTATCAACCTGCTGAGGTTAGTTTGGACTGTCATTCTATCAACCTGCTGAGGTTAGTTTGGACTGTCATTCTAACAACCTGCTGAGGTTCGTTTGGACTGTCATTCTAACAACCTGCTGAGGTTTGTTTCGACTGTCATTCTAACAACCTGCTGAGGTTAGTTTGGAGAGCTGAGGGGAAGGCTGTGCACCAGAGCTGAGAGGAAGGCTGTGCACCAGAGCTGAGAGGAAGGCTGTGCACCAGAGCTGAGGGGAAGGCTGTGCACCAGAGCTGAGGGGAAGGCTGTGCACCAGAGCTGAGGGGAAGGCTGTGCACCAGAGCTGAGGGGAAGGCTGTGCACCAGAGCTGAGAGGAAGGCTGTGCACCAGAGCTGAGGGGAAGGCTGTGCACCAGAGCTGAGAGGAAGGCTGTGCACCAGAGCTGAGGGGAAGGCTGTGCACCAGAGCTGAGGGGAAGGCTGTGCACCAGAGCTGAGAGGAAGGCTGTGCACCAGAGCTGAGGGGAAGGCTGTGCACCAGAGCTGAGGGGAAGGCTGTGCACCAGAGCTGAGGGGAAGGCTGTGCACCAGAGCTCATTTGggtaaatgtgatttgattgtgtatttttctttgtattttaaGTGAACATCCTACAAAGCCCTGTCTGTTAACAGTCTTGAAGACAAAGGCTGTCAGATGAGGATTCTTGGCTTGATGGGTTTACTCCCCCAGGTTACTCGTGGTATGGTGTAACTAGCTAATATAAAAACACGTCATAGCTTATGAACACACCAATCATTAGAGAGACCTTCGCCAGACCACTGCATTATACCCCAGCCCCATTGTCACACAAAACAATCGCATGcacgtacacagacacacacacagacacagacagtctcACCTATACATGAAGGGGGCGACGGTGGCTGTGTTGGggtggttgtgctgctgctgctgggggagCTGCACCGCTCCGTTCCCCCCCATGGCCCCGGGGGGCTGGGACAGGGCAGAGGTGCTGGTGGAAGACACCATGTTGCTCCGCCGGCCCTCCAGGCCCCCCAGGGAGCGCTGCTGCATGTAGTAGCCCCCCTGGCCCCCTTTAACCACCTTGGCCTTGTCCCCTTCCCTGCcccctccactaccaccctgggTGGCCTGGGTCTGGGCTTGACCGCCGGCCGGCTTCCCCGTAGCCGAGGGGGCCTTGAGTCCAGACTTGGGGATTCCACTGGAGGCAGGGGGGATGGCGCTGTCCTTCTTGCCCGCTGCAGGCTTGCCTCCCTTGGGGATGAGGCTGGCGATCTTAGAGGTCTTCTTGGATGGATCCACCATGGGTTCCcgttgttcctctttgggaggggTGCTGGCCTTGCCTCCTTTGCTCCTGCTCTTATCCTCCTTGTCTTTGGGCTGGGGCAGGGACTTATTGCTGCCGCCGCTGGAGGGCGACGCGCCCTTCACACAGCCCTTATTGGCTGCTGCCAGGGAGGGGGGCGAGGCAGTCTTGGCCAGCTGCTtggtgctgttgctgctgctagtACACATTGACGACATTGGCTCCGTTATACTTAGCCCTTCCTCGCCGTACTCCGACATGTCATCCTCCTCCTGCAAGGCCATCTCGGCCACCGACGGCGAAGTCCGCGAGGCCGAGCGAGGGTTGATCATCCGGAACTTGTCCAGCATGGATCTCTGGGAGGCACCACCGCCAGCGACAGAGCCCGACTTGGGCGCCTCAGTCATGGGGGGCCGTAGGCGGTCGGAGGCGGGGGGTGGGGTGGGTGAGGGAGAGGGCGAGGGCGAGGTGGAGACCgagagcatggaggaggtggcACTGTGCTTCATGTTCATGGACTTGCTGCGCCAGGACTTGCCGGCGGTGGGGGAGGGGATGGCAGAGGCCAGCTGCTGCCCGCTGAGGCTGGTGGGCACTTGGGCACCTCCGTTCATGCTGCCAGGCAGAGGGATGCTCTTTGCCGATTCTGCAAAGGAGACAAataaacagacacacagttaCATCAACCGTCTCAGGAACACAACTGGATCAATACATGCACATGTGGTCTCATATACTGAGAGAACAATTTGGATTGACAATGAAATGGCAGGTACTTTCTATGTGGAGCCAAATATTCACCATCATTGAGTCATCTacaacaggggtgtcaaactcattacaTGGAGGTCCTAGTGCCTGCAGATGTACATTATGTACAttcattgaagccctagaccaccaggtgtggggagttccttcctaattagtgaccttaattcatcaatcaaataCAAAGGAGGagggaaaacccgcagacactcggccctccgtggaatgagagaggagggaaaacccgcagacactcgaccctccgtggaatgagagaggagggaaaacccgcagacactcggcctccgtgaaatgagagaggagggaaaacccgcagacactcggccctccgtgaaatgagagaggagggaaaacccgcagacactcgaccctccgtggaatgagagaggagggaaaacccgcagacactcggccctccgtggaatgagagaggagggaaaacccgcagacactcggccctccgtggaatgagagaggagggaaaacccgcagacactcggccctccgtgaaatgagagaggagggaaaacccgcagacactcggccctccgtggaatgagagaggagggaaaacccgcagacactcggccctccgtggaatgagagaggagggaaaacccgcagacactcggccctccgtggaatgagagaggagggaaaaccCGCCTCCACTCGGCCCTCCGTGAAATGAGTCTGACACCTGTGATCTACAGCCTCTGGCACTTTGACAGAAGAACCATCATTGCAGTAAAAACACTCTCAAAAGTAGCACTCTATGATATAAAAGCCCCAACGACAGGTATGACCAGAGTAGTCCATCACATGGGAGCTTTCCATTGGCATCACACTGGTGTCTCAAAGATGTTGTTGAACCCGGCCCAGGATCCACTACACTGTCACATTCACACTTCTATTACATGAGTACaagcagagagaagaagagaggaggagagaaggagagaggtggagagagggggagagagggggtgagagaaggagagagggggagaggggagagagggtgagagggtgagagaaggagagagggggagagagggtgagagagtgagagaaggagagagggggagagagggtgagagaaggagagagggggagagaggtggagagaggggagagagggtgagagggtgagagaaggaggaggtggagagagggggagagagggtgagagggtgagagaaggagagaggtggagagaggggagagagggtgagagggtgagaaaggagagggggagagaaggagagaggggagagaaggagagagggtgagagaaggagagaaggagagaaggagagagggggagagaaggagagagagggggagagaaggagagaggggtagagaaggagagagaaggagagatggggagagaaggagagagggggagagaaagagagagggagagaaggagagagagggggagagaaggagagagagggggagagaaggagagagaaggagagagggggagagagggtgagagaaggagagagggggagagaaggagagaggtggagagaggtggagagagggggagagagggtgagagtaggagagagggggagagagggagagagggtgagagaaggagagagggtgagagaaggagagagggggagagaaggagagagggggagagaaggagagagggggagagaaggagagagaaggagagaggggagagagggtgagagaaggagagagggtgagagaaggagagagggtgagagaaggagagagagggggagagaaggagagagagggagagagaaggagagagagaaggagagagggggagagagggggagagaaggagagagggggagagaaggagagagggggagagaaggagagagggggagagaaggagagagggtgagagaaggagagagggggagagaaggagagaaggagagagagggggagagaaggagagagagggggagagaaggagagaggggtagagaaggagagagaaggagagagggggagagaaggagagaggggagagaaagagagagggagagaaggagagagagggggagagaaggagagagaaggagagaggggtagagaaggagagaggtggagagaggtggagagagggggagagagggtgagagaaggagagagggggagagaaggagagagggggggagaaggagagaggaggagagaaggagagagggggagagaaggagagagaaggagagaggggagagagggtgagagaaggagagagggtgagagaaggagagagggtgagagaaggagagagggggagagaaggagagagagggagagagaaggagagagagaaggagagagggggagagagggggagagaaggagagagggggagagaaggagagagggggagagaaggagagagagggggagagaaggagagagagg carries:
- the LOC116370089 gene encoding neuron navigator 3-like, which encodes MNGGAQVPTSLSGQQLASAIPSPTAGKSWRSKSMNMKHSATSSMLSVSTSPSPSPSPTPPPASDRLRPPMTEAPKSGSVAGGGASQRSMLDKFRMINPRSASRTSPSVAEMALQEEDDMSEYGEEGLSITEPMSSMCTSSSNSTKQLAKTASPPSLAAANKGCVKGASPSSGGSNKSLPQPKDKEDKSRSKGGKASTPPKEEQREPMVDPSKKTSKIASLIPKGGKPAAGKKDSAIPPASSGIPKSGLKAPSATGKPAGGQAQTQATQGGSGGGREGDKAKVVKGGQGGYYMQQRSLGGLEGRRSNMVSSTSTSALSQPPGAMGGNGAVQLPQQQQHNHPNTATVAPFMYRTYSENDCTTVAPTDHCLSPHQGRPGLQQDCQAVPGRNL